One Pseudanabaena sp. FACHB-2040 genomic window carries:
- a CDS encoding ABC transporter substrate-binding protein — MFPSAFRLRSQQRSPLSRRQWRVFGQFVGLFSLCLALVVGCGSNPNQAPTSQAESSGGRVTIGTTLKARTVDPADAYEIFPGILLYNLGDRLYSYQPGTTELEPQLATALPDISADGLTYTMPLREDVTLHDGTPFNAEVMAFSIQRFMENGGRPAFLLSEKIESVTATGDYELTIKLKSPFAAFTSLLTFWGVTPVPPDTYEIGAGQFQPAAFIGSGPYKLASFTSDSIKLDVNENYWGEQPENQGIDIQMFSSPANLYNTFKTGGLDVAYQTLDPDQIASLEREADSGGWQVIEAGTTVINYMSLNQKIEPLNDPRVRQAVAAMIDRNLINDRVFQGQAEPLYSLLPTSFDIYEPVFKEAYGDGDFAKARELLTAAGFSEANPFNFEIWYPSASTTRSIVANTLKESIERGLPGLVTVTVQSTEGATLWENVEKGIYPAVLSNWYPDYYDADTFIQPFMSCDQGTIQTLCEKGASQANGSFYYSKEANDLVAKQRGEQDVQARKEILTSLQNILVEDVPYIPLWQNKDYVFAQSGVDGVAIQPTQQFLLWSISKG, encoded by the coding sequence ATGTTTCCATCGGCCTTTAGGCTGCGATCGCAGCAGCGAAGCCCTCTGTCTCGCCGCCAGTGGCGAGTGTTTGGTCAGTTTGTTGGACTGTTTAGCCTGTGTCTGGCCTTGGTCGTTGGGTGTGGCAGCAACCCCAACCAGGCACCGACTTCTCAAGCTGAAAGCAGCGGCGGACGGGTCACCATTGGCACCACGCTCAAAGCTCGAACCGTAGACCCAGCAGATGCCTATGAGATCTTTCCGGGCATCTTGCTCTACAACTTGGGCGATCGCCTCTACAGCTATCAACCCGGAACAACCGAATTAGAGCCTCAATTAGCCACTGCTCTGCCCGATATCAGCGCTGATGGGTTGACCTACACCATGCCGCTAAGGGAGGACGTCACCCTGCACGACGGCACCCCTTTTAATGCTGAGGTAATGGCCTTTTCGATTCAGCGGTTCATGGAAAACGGCGGCCGTCCGGCTTTTCTGCTATCTGAAAAGATTGAGTCTGTGACTGCTACTGGAGACTATGAGCTAACGATCAAGCTCAAATCTCCCTTTGCCGCATTTACCTCTTTGCTCACCTTCTGGGGAGTGACCCCGGTTCCACCTGACACTTATGAAATCGGTGCCGGGCAATTTCAGCCCGCAGCTTTTATTGGCTCTGGGCCTTATAAGCTAGCCTCTTTCACCAGCGACTCTATTAAGCTGGATGTCAATGAGAACTATTGGGGCGAACAGCCAGAGAACCAAGGCATCGATATCCAAATGTTCTCCAGCCCAGCCAACCTCTACAACACTTTTAAGACCGGCGGTTTGGATGTGGCTTATCAGACCCTCGACCCTGACCAAATCGCAAGTTTGGAGCGAGAGGCAGACTCTGGTGGCTGGCAGGTCATAGAGGCCGGCACCACCGTGATTAATTACATGAGCCTAAATCAAAAAATCGAGCCCCTGAACGATCCTAGAGTGCGGCAGGCGGTTGCGGCCATGATTGATCGAAATTTGATTAACGATCGCGTCTTTCAGGGGCAGGCCGAACCCCTCTACAGCTTGCTGCCGACCAGCTTTGATATCTACGAGCCGGTTTTCAAAGAGGCTTATGGGGACGGAGATTTTGCTAAAGCCAGAGAACTGCTGACGGCAGCAGGGTTTTCTGAAGCTAATCCGTTTAACTTTGAGATTTGGTACCCGTCTGCCTCAACTACCCGTAGCATTGTGGCCAATACGCTGAAAGAGTCTATCGAAAGAGGGCTACCCGGACTGGTTACAGTCACTGTTCAAAGCACAGAAGGGGCAACGCTTTGGGAGAATGTGGAGAAGGGGATCTATCCGGCAGTTTTGTCTAACTGGTACCCGGACTACTACGATGCCGACACCTTTATCCAGCCCTTTATGAGCTGCGATCAGGGAACGATCCAAACTCTGTGCGAAAAGGGAGCCAGCCAAGCGAACGGCTCTTTCTACTACAGCAAGGAGGCCAATGACCTCGTGGCGAAGCAGCGAGGAGAACAGGATGTTCAGGCCCGTAAGGAGATCCTTACGAGCCTGCAAAACATC